One Nitrosomonas sp. PY1 DNA window includes the following coding sequences:
- the gpmA gene encoding 2,3-diphosphoglycerate-dependent phosphoglycerate mutase, giving the protein MKKIVLLRHGESIWNKENRFTGWTDVDLTPQGIQEAKNAGQLLKNLGYSFDIAYTSVLKRAIRTLWITLDEMDQMWIPIEHTWRLNERHYGALQGLNKAEIAAQYGEEQVLIWRRSYDVKPPALTPGDRRYPGSDPRYKNLTANQLPLTECLRDTVERFLPYWDTIIAPQVKSGKNIIIAAHGNSLRALAQYLNNFSEEEILNFNIPTGIPLVYELDDNLKPIQSYYLGNLSEIQQSIQSVADQAKTKT; this is encoded by the coding sequence ATGAAGAAAATTGTTCTCCTGAGACACGGAGAGAGCATTTGGAACAAAGAAAACAGATTTACCGGTTGGACTGATGTAGATTTAACACCGCAAGGGATACAAGAAGCCAAGAATGCCGGGCAGCTCCTTAAAAATTTAGGCTACTCGTTCGATATTGCTTACACTTCTGTGCTCAAGCGAGCTATTCGCACCTTATGGATTACCCTCGACGAAATGGATCAAATGTGGATCCCCATTGAGCATACTTGGCGTCTAAACGAAAGGCATTATGGGGCATTACAGGGACTAAATAAGGCCGAAATCGCTGCACAATATGGTGAAGAACAAGTTTTGATATGGCGTCGCAGCTACGATGTAAAGCCGCCCGCTTTAACACCGGGCGATCGTCGTTACCCCGGTTCCGATCCTCGCTACAAAAATCTAACTGCCAATCAATTACCGCTGACCGAATGCTTGAGAGATACTGTAGAGAGATTCTTACCTTATTGGGATACCATTATTGCGCCGCAAGTAAAGTCTGGCAAAAACATAATTATTGCAGCTCACGGTAATTCATTACGAGCATTGGCACAATATTTAAATAATTTTTCTGAGGAAGAAATACTCAATTTCAATATCCCGACAGGTATTCCACTGGTTTATGAACTAGATGACAATTTGAAGCCGATCCAAAGCTATTACTTAGGAAATTTATCTGAAATACAGCAATCTATTCAGTCAGTTGCCGATCAGGCAAAGACAAAGACTTAA
- the grxC gene encoding glutaredoxin 3, with product MSKITMYVTGSCPYCRMAENLLRAKGVQDIEKIRVDLNSDLRHEMMAKTGRRTVPQIYIDEKHIGGYDDLSLLDHKGELSTLLLQSDGV from the coding sequence ATGTCAAAGATTACTATGTATGTGACGGGATCTTGTCCTTATTGTAGGATGGCGGAAAATTTATTACGAGCAAAAGGTGTGCAGGATATCGAAAAAATCCGTGTGGATTTAAATTCTGACTTGCGTCATGAAATGATGGCTAAAACCGGTCGACGCACAGTACCGCAAATATATATCGATGAAAAACATATTGGCGGTTATGATGATCTGTCATTGCTAGACCACAAAGGTGAATTGTCAACTTTACTCTTGCAATCTGATGGGGTTTGA
- a CDS encoding SH3 domain-containing protein: MKRFSHSLRAALMVVGLCFSNYVLAEMSYFSVAENGAIMYDAPSLKAGKQYVASLYYPVEIIVDVENWVKVRDSSGVLAWIEKKALSDKRYVVVTAPIASVHQAPDANSALLFQAEQNVVMEWMDADNPGWIKVRHLDGQMGYVKSIQVWGS, translated from the coding sequence ATGAAGAGATTTTCACATTCTTTACGCGCTGCTTTAATGGTAGTGGGGTTGTGTTTTTCGAATTATGTCTTGGCTGAAATGTCATATTTCTCTGTTGCTGAGAACGGTGCAATAATGTACGACGCGCCTTCTCTGAAAGCAGGGAAACAATATGTGGCGAGTCTTTATTACCCTGTTGAGATAATCGTAGATGTCGAGAATTGGGTGAAGGTAAGGGATAGTAGCGGAGTACTGGCCTGGATAGAAAAAAAAGCTTTAAGTGATAAGCGTTACGTTGTTGTTACCGCTCCTATTGCAAGTGTACATCAAGCTCCGGATGCTAATTCGGCGCTATTGTTTCAGGCTGAACAAAATGTTGTTATGGAATGGATGGATGCTGACAATCCAGGTTGGATCAAAGTGCGTCACTTAGATGGACAAATGGGGTACGTGAAGAGCATTCAGGTTTGGGGTTCATGA
- a CDS encoding rhodanese-like domain-containing protein, which produces MDLSLFQNHFLLRIENLIFLVTAIVSGLILLWTLVVQRGVKEIDTRAAVKLINYENAVIVDVRDDSEYANGHLPNSKHIPAERMGERWKELEKYKDKPIVMIYRGGVRSSSASALLKKNGFLQIFNLMGGIDAWKRANLPIVKR; this is translated from the coding sequence ATGGATCTATCACTATTTCAAAATCACTTTCTTTTAAGAATTGAAAATTTAATTTTTTTGGTTACAGCAATTGTTAGTGGCTTAATACTATTGTGGACCTTGGTAGTGCAACGCGGGGTTAAAGAAATTGATACTAGAGCTGCTGTGAAATTAATTAATTATGAAAATGCGGTGATTGTCGATGTGCGCGACGACAGTGAATATGCCAATGGGCATCTGCCAAATTCTAAGCATATTCCTGCTGAAAGAATGGGGGAGCGTTGGAAAGAGCTGGAAAAATACAAAGATAAGCCCATTGTAATGATTTACCGTGGAGGGGTGCGATCCAGTAGTGCAAGTGCTCTGTTAAAAAAGAATGGTTTTCTCCAGATTTTTAATTTAATGGGTGGAATTGATGCTTGGAAAAGAGCGAATCTCCCTATAGTAAAGCGATGA
- a CDS encoding ABC transporter substrate-binding protein: protein MSISYLLLLASCELNVWNNPYSEKDAQENVLYSVFSERPKHLDPVQSYSSSEIQFTAQIYEPPLQYHYLKRPFTLIPATATELPMIQYLDKNENLVSGESVDEIAYSVYQITIVPGILYQPHPAFAKDENDQWLYHQLSEQETAKVSKPSDFSRTGTRELVAEDYVYQIKRLAHPRLHSPIFELMADYIIGLREYAALLKQVDSQTTRDHYFLDLRKHSLDGLEVIDNYTYRIKIKGKYPQFSYWLGMPFFAPIPWEVDLFYSQPGLIKKNLTLDWFPVGTGPYMLTENDPNLRMVLEKNPNFHEERYPVDGMPEDEEKGLLIDANKKLPLIDKVIFTREKENIPRWNKFLQGYYDFAGIGSDSFDQAIQLTGYGETIVTQEMAEQGIRLETTVAASTYYMGFNMLNPIVGDGGDSAKEREAARKLRQAISIAVDYEEFISIFANGRGLVAHGPIAPGIIGYRDGKGGMNPIVYDWIDGQAKRKSIEAAKKLLEEAGYPNGINQETGSPLVLYYDVTARGADDKSKLDWMRKQFQKLNIQLVVRSTDYNRFQDKIRKGNAQIFEWGWNADYPDAENFLFLLYGPQRKVGNSGENAANYDNVEYNQLFERMKNMDNNPERQLLIDRMVEILRYDAPWLWGYHPKDFGLYHAWYQNVKPNRISNNTLKYFKIDGDMRQDKQKEWNTPVVGPILVFFVLLIVGSIPAIIAFRRREKSTAILSNRYEA, encoded by the coding sequence ATGTCAATCAGTTATCTTTTGTTGCTGGCTTCGTGTGAGCTGAATGTTTGGAATAATCCGTATTCAGAAAAGGATGCTCAAGAAAATGTTTTGTATAGTGTATTTAGCGAACGACCAAAGCATCTTGATCCAGTGCAATCATATAGTTCAAGTGAGATTCAATTTACTGCACAGATTTATGAGCCCCCGCTACAGTATCACTATCTCAAGCGCCCTTTCACACTGATTCCAGCGACTGCGACAGAACTTCCAATGATTCAGTATCTGGATAAAAATGAAAATTTAGTATCGGGTGAGTCCGTTGATGAGATAGCTTATAGTGTTTACCAAATTACTATTGTTCCTGGTATTTTATATCAACCGCATCCCGCATTCGCAAAAGATGAGAACGATCAATGGCTTTATCATCAACTCAGTGAGCAAGAGACAGCCAAAGTTTCCAAACCAAGCGACTTTTCTCGAACAGGTACGCGTGAGTTAGTAGCAGAAGACTATGTTTATCAAATTAAACGCTTGGCGCATCCGAGATTGCATTCGCCAATTTTTGAGTTAATGGCAGACTATATCATCGGACTTAGGGAGTATGCTGCGTTATTGAAACAAGTAGATTCGCAGACAACGCGCGATCATTATTTTTTGGATTTGAGGAAGCACTCCTTGGATGGGTTGGAGGTAATTGATAATTATACCTATCGCATTAAAATTAAAGGGAAATATCCACAATTTTCTTATTGGCTGGGAATGCCATTTTTTGCCCCAATTCCATGGGAAGTCGATTTGTTTTACTCACAGCCAGGATTAATAAAGAAAAACTTAACATTGGACTGGTTTCCGGTAGGTACGGGGCCCTATATGTTGACAGAGAATGATCCGAACTTACGCATGGTGTTGGAGAAGAATCCCAATTTTCATGAAGAACGCTATCCTGTTGATGGAATGCCAGAAGACGAAGAGAAAGGATTGCTGATTGATGCGAATAAGAAGCTTCCATTGATTGATAAAGTCATTTTTACACGTGAGAAAGAAAATATTCCACGCTGGAACAAATTCTTGCAGGGATATTATGATTTTGCTGGAATTGGTTCAGATAGCTTTGATCAGGCAATACAATTGACGGGGTATGGGGAGACTATAGTCACGCAAGAAATGGCCGAGCAAGGCATTCGATTGGAAACGACAGTTGCTGCCTCAACCTATTACATGGGATTTAACATGCTGAATCCGATTGTGGGTGATGGCGGCGATAGCGCCAAAGAACGTGAGGCAGCAAGGAAATTACGTCAAGCGATTTCCATCGCAGTAGACTATGAAGAATTCATATCGATTTTTGCGAATGGTCGTGGTTTGGTGGCGCATGGGCCGATTGCTCCAGGCATTATAGGATATCGAGATGGTAAGGGAGGTATGAATCCAATTGTTTATGATTGGATTGATGGGCAAGCTAAGCGAAAATCGATCGAAGCAGCAAAAAAACTCCTGGAAGAAGCGGGGTATCCTAATGGCATCAACCAAGAAACAGGATCACCGTTGGTGCTTTATTACGATGTTACAGCGCGTGGTGCTGACGACAAGTCTAAACTAGACTGGATGCGTAAACAATTTCAAAAGCTTAATATTCAGTTGGTAGTACGCAGCACGGACTATAATCGATTCCAAGATAAGATCCGTAAAGGTAACGCACAAATCTTTGAATGGGGATGGAATGCAGATTATCCAGATGCTGAGAATTTTTTGTTTTTGCTATACGGACCGCAACGAAAGGTCGGGAATAGCGGTGAAAATGCAGCGAATTATGATAACGTTGAATATAACCAACTCTTCGAAAGAATGAAGAATATGGATAATAACCCAGAAAGGCAGCTGTTGATCGATCGCATGGTGGAGATATTGCGTTATGACGCACCCTGGCTATGGGGTTATCACCCTAAGGATTTTGGTTTGTATCATGCTTGGTATCAAAATGTGAAACCCAATAGGATATCCAATAATACGCTTAAGTATTTCAAGATTGATGGAGATATGCGACAGGACAAACAAAAAGAATGGAATACGCCTGTAGTTGGACCAATTTTAGTGTTTTTTGTATTGCTGATAGTTGGAAGCATTCCTGCAATAATTGCTTTTCGACGTCGAGAGAAAAGTACGGCAATACTAAGCAATAGGTACGAGGCATAA
- a CDS encoding HU family DNA-binding protein → MNKSELIEAIAKSTKLSKAAAGNALDGTLSAIKGALKKNESVTLVGFGTFKVGTRAARTGRNPRTGAAIKIKAAKVPKFSAGKALKDAVN, encoded by the coding sequence ATGAACAAATCCGAACTCATTGAAGCAATCGCAAAATCCACTAAACTCTCTAAAGCTGCTGCTGGAAATGCTTTGGACGGAACGTTGTCTGCAATAAAAGGAGCCCTTAAAAAAAATGAAAGTGTAACATTAGTCGGATTTGGCACTTTCAAGGTAGGTACACGAGCTGCACGTACAGGTCGTAATCCACGTACGGGTGCTGCCATAAAAATCAAAGCAGCCAAAGTTCCAAAATTCAGTGCTGGTAAAGCGCTAAAAGATGCAGTAAACTAG
- a CDS encoding NAD(P)H-dependent glycerol-3-phosphate dehydrogenase: MRIAILGAGAWGSALAINLSSYHQINLWTRNSHHAAEMVATGINQRYLPHYVLPKTVTVSAILADALKEVDFALIVVPISGLRETLREIIVSRIKLPLLWGCKGFEPSTAKLPHQIIQEECPGRMSQCGVLSGPSFADEVARNLPTALTLASTDIEFSKQLAASLHSSKLRIYTSRDVIGVEIGGAIKNVISIAAGISDGLGFGSNARAALITRGLSEITRLGLKLGGDLKTFMGLTGIGDLILTSTGQLSRNRRVGLMLAEGKSIDEILAQLGHVAEGVHTTQSVLQLGDQLNIEMPITQAVYSILHERVSPRSAVEVLLNREQKTETY; encoded by the coding sequence ATGAGAATTGCGATATTAGGCGCGGGTGCTTGGGGTTCAGCTTTAGCGATAAATTTGTCATCGTATCATCAGATAAATCTCTGGACTAGAAATAGTCATCATGCCGCGGAAATGGTGGCAACGGGTATTAATCAACGGTATTTACCGCACTATGTTCTGCCCAAAACTGTCACTGTCTCAGCTATACTTGCGGATGCTCTAAAAGAGGTTGATTTTGCACTAATTGTGGTTCCTATTTCAGGCTTACGTGAAACTTTAAGAGAAATTATAGTATCTCGAATTAAACTTCCATTATTGTGGGGGTGTAAAGGTTTTGAGCCTAGTACTGCCAAATTACCTCACCAAATCATTCAAGAAGAGTGCCCGGGACGCATGTCGCAGTGTGGTGTTTTATCTGGCCCCAGTTTTGCTGATGAAGTAGCGCGAAATTTACCGACTGCACTAACGTTGGCTTCAACAGATATAGAATTTTCCAAGCAGCTGGCAGCTAGTTTGCATAGTTCGAAATTACGTATTTATACTAGTCGAGATGTTATTGGCGTAGAGATTGGTGGTGCAATAAAAAACGTGATCAGCATAGCAGCGGGGATTTCTGATGGACTTGGGTTTGGAAGTAACGCCCGCGCCGCTTTAATTACTAGAGGGCTATCTGAAATAACTCGGTTGGGATTGAAATTAGGTGGCGATTTAAAGACCTTTATGGGTTTGACTGGGATTGGTGACTTGATTTTAACGAGTACCGGCCAATTATCACGCAATCGTCGGGTCGGATTAATGCTTGCGGAAGGAAAGTCAATCGATGAAATTCTTGCACAATTAGGCCATGTTGCAGAAGGAGTGCATACAACACAATCGGTCTTGCAGCTGGGGGACCAGTTAAATATCGAGATGCCGATTACGCAGGCGGTATATAGCATTCTTCATGAACGAGTATCTCCTCGTTCGGCGGTAGAAGTGTTGTTAAATCGCGAACAAAAAACAGAAACGTATTGA
- a CDS encoding SurA N-terminal domain-containing protein codes for MFDFVNRKKRIVQIIMALAVLPFLFWGVESYRDKGDDGFVAIVESDKISRREFEQALRDHHERVRGMMGANFDSSMLDNFEVRNSVLERLVQQRLIQSEAEKNGFVVLDSQIIKTIREIQAFQKDGKFSKQQYEDLLRAQGLTPALFESRVRKELMIQQLMDGYSENAFVPSIVAKKVSYLSEVQREVSQSITKTEQFVSEIQPSESEIKSYYDKNQADFYLPEQVRVEYVVLSLADVAKKEVISDEAIEAYYAEHLDSFVQPEERKASHILISVAADASPEDKQLAREKVQKVQEQIKQNPERFAEIAKEFSDDPGSANSGGDLGFFGRGVMVKPFEEQIFSMQTNEISDVVETDFGFHVIQLNDIKAEKRPQLQEVREQIEQQLKIQAAGKIFGEISEDFSNMVYEQNENLQAVADKLDLIINKSEWLTKNGSELPILSNDRLLSAIFSSDAITGQKSTEVIEIEPDTFAAARVIEHQPETVQPLAVVETQITETLKKKAARAKAIEIGQKKLAQLQQATSHDTEEVTWDEPKLVSYMRSQNMNSEELHAVFKADTKELPVYVGLESPDGFTLLRISKVIEPSAMEKEKLDAFRKQLQQMITQEETVAYLSGLRKQYDVKINQDGF; via the coding sequence GTGTTTGATTTTGTCAATCGTAAGAAACGTATTGTTCAAATCATTATGGCATTAGCGGTACTGCCATTTTTGTTTTGGGGGGTAGAATCGTATCGTGATAAAGGTGACGATGGATTCGTTGCTATTGTTGAGAGTGATAAAATCTCGCGGCGCGAATTTGAACAGGCACTAAGAGACCATCATGAACGCGTTCGTGGGATGATGGGTGCTAATTTCGATAGTTCGATGCTAGATAACTTTGAAGTTAGAAACTCAGTGCTGGAACGTCTCGTTCAGCAACGTTTGATTCAATCGGAAGCGGAAAAGAATGGATTTGTCGTGCTGGATTCGCAAATCATCAAAACCATCCGGGAAATCCAAGCATTTCAAAAAGATGGTAAATTTTCTAAACAGCAATACGAAGACTTATTGCGAGCACAAGGATTGACGCCAGCACTTTTTGAATCGCGTGTACGTAAAGAATTGATGATACAGCAGTTAATGGATGGATATAGTGAAAATGCGTTTGTACCAAGTATAGTCGCGAAAAAAGTATCCTATTTAAGTGAAGTGCAACGTGAAGTCAGTCAGTCGATTACCAAAACAGAACAATTTGTTTCTGAAATACAACCGAGTGAATCGGAAATAAAGTCTTATTATGATAAAAATCAAGCGGACTTTTATTTGCCTGAGCAGGTTCGTGTGGAATATGTGGTGTTGTCATTAGCTGATGTAGCTAAAAAAGAAGTGATTAGCGATGAAGCCATTGAAGCTTATTATGCCGAACATCTCGATAGTTTTGTCCAACCAGAAGAACGTAAAGCGAGTCATATCCTGATAAGTGTAGCCGCAGACGCTTCGCCAGAAGACAAACAATTGGCTCGAGAAAAAGTACAGAAAGTACAAGAGCAGATTAAACAAAACCCCGAACGGTTTGCGGAAATTGCAAAAGAATTTTCAGATGACCCTGGTTCAGCTAATAGTGGCGGTGATCTTGGATTTTTTGGTCGCGGCGTTATGGTTAAGCCTTTTGAAGAACAGATTTTTTCAATGCAAACAAACGAAATTAGTGATGTTGTGGAAACAGATTTCGGTTTTCATGTGATTCAGTTGAATGATATTAAGGCGGAAAAGAGGCCTCAGTTACAGGAAGTGCGTGAACAAATTGAACAGCAATTGAAAATACAAGCAGCTGGAAAAATTTTTGGAGAGATCTCTGAAGATTTTAGTAACATGGTTTATGAGCAAAATGAGAATTTACAGGCTGTGGCGGATAAGCTCGACTTGATTATTAATAAAAGCGAGTGGCTAACTAAGAATGGTTCTGAATTGCCGATACTGAGCAATGACCGTTTATTATCGGCGATCTTCTCAAGCGATGCGATTACCGGTCAAAAATCTACCGAAGTAATAGAAATTGAACCTGATACATTTGCTGCAGCGCGTGTCATTGAGCATCAGCCAGAGACAGTTCAGCCTCTTGCAGTGGTTGAAACTCAGATAACCGAGACATTGAAAAAGAAAGCCGCGAGAGCTAAAGCTATCGAAATTGGACAGAAAAAGCTGGCACAGCTTCAACAAGCAACTTCCCATGATACAGAGGAGGTTACATGGGATGAGCCAAAATTGGTATCCTATATGCGTTCGCAAAATATGAATTCTGAAGAACTGCATGCTGTTTTTAAAGCAGATACGAAGGAATTGCCGGTATATGTCGGATTAGAAAGCCCTGATGGATTTACTTTGTTGAGGATCAGTAAAGTTATAGAACCGAGTGCTATGGAGAAGGAAAAGCTTGATGCCTTCAGGAAACAATTACAACAAATGATCACTCAAGAAGAAACAGTAGCCTATCTATCTGGACTTAGAAAGCAATATGACGTAAAAATAAATCAAGATGGTTTTTAG
- a CDS encoding enoyl-ACP reductase, which produces MGFLANKQILVTGLLSNRSIAYGIAKVMRREGATLAFTYQGEDIRGRVQKLAAEFDSTLLFPCDVASDDEIMACFDNLKQHWDGLDGIVHSIAFAPRHALSGDYLENIDREAFRIAHDISSYSFSALAKAALPLMENRNAALLTLSYLGAVRVMPNYNVMGLAKASLEANVRFMASSLGPKGIRVNAISAGPIKTLAAAGIGDFGKLLGYTEKISPLHRNVTTEEVGNTAAFLCSDLASGITGEITYVDAGFNTVAFDIRASET; this is translated from the coding sequence ATGGGATTTCTCGCCAATAAACAAATACTCGTAACCGGCCTACTCAGCAACCGTTCTATTGCCTACGGCATCGCCAAAGTGATGAGGCGAGAAGGCGCAACCCTAGCATTCACTTATCAAGGTGAAGATATACGTGGTCGAGTTCAGAAACTAGCTGCAGAATTTGATTCCACCTTATTATTTCCTTGTGATGTAGCTAGTGACGATGAAATCATGGCTTGTTTTGACAATCTGAAGCAGCATTGGGATGGATTGGATGGCATCGTACATTCTATCGCATTTGCGCCTCGCCACGCCCTTTCTGGCGATTATCTGGAAAACATAGATAGAGAAGCGTTTCGCATTGCGCACGATATTAGCTCTTATAGCTTCTCTGCACTCGCCAAAGCAGCCTTACCATTGATGGAAAACAGAAATGCCGCACTCCTCACTTTAAGCTATTTAGGTGCGGTACGAGTCATGCCAAACTATAATGTAATGGGACTAGCCAAAGCCAGTCTAGAGGCAAATGTGCGTTTTATGGCTTCTAGCCTAGGCCCCAAAGGCATTCGCGTTAATGCGATTTCCGCCGGACCGATCAAAACCCTAGCTGCCGCGGGCATTGGAGATTTTGGAAAATTGCTGGGATATACTGAAAAAATTTCACCGTTACATCGCAATGTAACTACCGAAGAAGTTGGTAATACGGCTGCCTTTTTATGCAGTGATTTAGCAAGTGGAATTACCGGCGAGATTACTTATGTTGATGCAGGTTTCAATACTGTTGCTTTCGATATTAGAGCTTCTGAAACCTAA
- the secB gene encoding protein-export chaperone SecB: MSEPAQQQHPIFAIEKLYVKDLSLEIPNAPKVFLERETPEINMQLGGKNQSLGDGLYEVLLTVTVTAKIKDKILFLVEAQQAGVFRINNVSEDEIGPLLGIGCPNIIFPYLREVVSDIVMRAGFPPVILNPVNFEAIYRQKKPDSAVNGAS, translated from the coding sequence ATGAGCGAGCCAGCGCAACAGCAACACCCGATATTTGCAATAGAAAAACTTTATGTTAAGGATTTATCTTTAGAAATTCCGAATGCTCCCAAGGTTTTTTTGGAAAGAGAGACTCCTGAAATTAATATGCAGCTTGGCGGTAAAAATCAAAGCTTGGGTGATGGTCTCTATGAAGTTTTATTAACGGTTACTGTAACAGCAAAAATTAAAGATAAAATTTTATTTTTAGTGGAGGCTCAACAAGCCGGCGTTTTTCGCATAAACAATGTTTCCGAAGATGAAATTGGACCGTTATTGGGTATTGGATGTCCAAATATTATTTTTCCGTATTTACGCGAAGTGGTGTCGGACATCGTTATGCGTGCGGGCTTTCCGCCAGTTATTCTTAATCCAGTTAATTTTGAGGCTATATATCGTCAAAAGAAACCAGATTCTGCCGTGAATGGGGCAAGCTAA
- a CDS encoding murein hydrolase activator EnvC — protein MQERIQSLQKDLAHKETVKQNTAIKIQETQRAITDITHQLQKLTESKKTANQELQHLTTQLHQLGHELIKERSQLEQLFYHYYVNGQRNYLQYIFNQKDPNQILRDMYYFKQLLLASSDSIQNLLNHQQRIANLSEAQQKKQQEISTIQSQYVSQQENLAQEKNKHQTMLTQVSGQITQQQQEINKLRNDEKRISQLISKITQAIRQQQAREEKRAKTSQEKTTINGNKPPETKASNSSPQLLKGTLKLPVRGKLMNRFGDQRSGKHVIWKGLFIQSDAGNEIKAITDGKVVFAEWLKGFGNLLIIDHGRGYMSLYGNNETLLKQVGTIVRAGDTIAIVGNSSGNLDSGLYFELRYNGKPLDPLTWIKIE, from the coding sequence GTGCAAGAGCGTATTCAATCCTTACAAAAGGATTTAGCGCACAAAGAAACAGTCAAGCAAAATACTGCGATTAAAATACAGGAAACTCAGCGCGCTATTACCGATATCACGCACCAATTACAAAAACTAACAGAAAGTAAAAAAACGGCCAATCAGGAATTGCAACATTTAACAACACAACTACATCAGCTTGGTCATGAGCTTATAAAAGAACGAAGCCAGCTAGAGCAATTGTTCTATCATTATTATGTAAATGGGCAACGTAACTATCTACAATACATTTTTAATCAGAAAGATCCCAATCAAATTCTCAGGGACATGTATTATTTTAAGCAGCTACTGCTGGCAAGTTCGGATAGCATCCAGAATCTACTAAATCATCAGCAGAGGATAGCAAATCTGTCAGAAGCACAGCAAAAAAAGCAGCAGGAAATAAGTACCATACAATCGCAATACGTCTCTCAGCAAGAAAATTTGGCGCAAGAAAAAAATAAACATCAAACTATGCTTACACAGGTTTCAGGCCAAATTACACAGCAGCAGCAAGAAATTAATAAATTACGTAATGACGAGAAGCGCATTTCACAACTCATCAGCAAAATTACTCAGGCTATTCGCCAGCAGCAAGCACGAGAAGAAAAGCGTGCGAAAACATCTCAAGAAAAAACGACTATTAATGGCAATAAGCCCCCAGAAACTAAAGCATCCAATTCATCGCCTCAGTTATTGAAAGGCACACTCAAATTACCAGTTCGCGGGAAACTTATGAATCGTTTTGGTGACCAAAGATCTGGAAAACATGTAATTTGGAAAGGACTTTTTATTCAATCCGATGCAGGCAATGAAATCAAAGCGATTACCGATGGTAAAGTTGTATTTGCTGAATGGCTGAAAGGTTTTGGAAATTTGCTCATCATAGATCACGGCAGAGGCTACATGAGTCTTTATGGTAATAATGAGACACTCCTCAAACAAGTTGGCACAATTGTTCGAGCAGGTGACACCATTGCTATTGTTGGAAATAGCAGCGGCAATCTTGATTCTGGGTTATATTTTGAACTACGCTACAATGGTAAGCCGCTTGACCCCCTAACCTGGATAAAAATAGAATAA